The following proteins are co-located in the Candidatus Paracaedibacter acanthamoebae genome:
- the rsmI gene encoding 16S rRNA (cytidine(1402)-2'-O)-methyltransferase: MLSLPNFLPLVKAGLHIVATPIGNRGDITLRALDVLQKADLIYCEDTRTSRPLLETFAIKTPLKSLHDHNETALIPEIINKIKAGEKIALISDAGMPLISDPGYKLVKALQDQNLLVTVIPGASAVITAAALSGLPTDRFMFCGFVDTKKLIDFQSIDATLIFYESPHRLIKTLQAMATIFTQRKISVLRELTKLHEEVVWGSITDVLETFSNRDKILGEIVIVLSPPAEIDQPLSTQDIDTALLEAMKSHSLKDACTLVAGTLGLPRKDIYKRALALK, from the coding sequence ATGCTTAGCCTGCCGAATTTTCTCCCCCTTGTGAAAGCTGGGTTGCATATCGTTGCAACCCCTATTGGCAATCGGGGAGATATTACGCTTAGGGCTCTCGATGTTCTACAAAAAGCCGATTTAATTTATTGCGAAGATACCCGGACTAGCCGTCCTCTGCTTGAAACCTTTGCCATTAAAACGCCCTTAAAATCATTACATGACCATAATGAAACAGCCTTGATTCCAGAAATCATTAATAAAATTAAGGCGGGTGAAAAAATTGCTTTAATTAGTGATGCAGGCATGCCCTTAATTAGTGATCCTGGCTATAAATTAGTCAAGGCTTTGCAAGACCAGAATCTTCTTGTCACCGTTATTCCGGGAGCCTCAGCTGTTATTACAGCGGCAGCCTTATCAGGACTTCCAACTGACCGATTTATGTTTTGTGGCTTTGTTGATACAAAAAAGCTTATTGATTTTCAAAGCATTGATGCCACCCTCATCTTTTATGAATCGCCGCATCGTTTAATAAAAACTTTACAAGCGATGGCCACAATTTTTACACAGCGCAAAATTTCTGTCTTACGAGAGCTGACCAAACTTCACGAAGAAGTGGTTTGGGGAAGCATTACTGACGTTCTTGAGACTTTTTCAAATCGCGATAAAATTTTAGGGGAAATTGTTATTGTTCTCTCTCCGCCTGCTGAGATAGATCAGCCTCTTTCGACCCAAGATATAGATACAGCCTTGCTCGAAGCAATGAAATCCCATTCGCTGAAGGATGCTTGTACGCTGGTTGCGGGAACTTTGGGACTACCGCGTAAAGATATTTACAAAAGAGCCCTGGCTTTAAAATGA
- a CDS encoding YraN family protein: MKWTSYTKGLAAEYLASLFLLFKGYIPQARRYKTPWGEIDLIVKRGKTLVFVEVKKRKYLNCGLEAITAKQRKRIEKAGQVYLGSVNIDFNTVRFDVVIATPKRFYHLKDAWRTV; encoded by the coding sequence ATGAAATGGACATCGTATACCAAAGGATTAGCAGCCGAATACTTGGCATCTTTATTTCTGTTGTTTAAAGGATATATTCCCCAGGCCCGCCGCTATAAAACACCTTGGGGAGAAATTGACCTCATCGTAAAGCGAGGAAAAACACTTGTTTTTGTTGAAGTTAAAAAACGAAAATATCTAAACTGCGGATTGGAAGCGATCACCGCAAAACAACGCAAACGTATAGAAAAGGCTGGTCAAGTCTATCTAGGCTCAGTTAATATCGATTTTAATACAGTAAGATTTGATGTTGTTATTGCCACGCCTAAGAGATTCTATCACCTTAAAGATGCTTGGCGGACAGTTTAA
- a CDS encoding BON domain-containing protein, which produces MKKTMIPLFTISLMICGCAPAIIGGGAAVVGGALVKEKGVAGSLSDTQIATKVSVGLYQKDPDLHARVNVIVQNGEVMLTGAVPTNEMHLDAVRIAWEVKGVKRVIDNIAISEGASLGVYAKDSWITTQLKSQLLFDKDIQSVNYSIKTVSGNVYLMGIAQDQKELSTVIDYARHIEGVKKVTSYVHLKENLE; this is translated from the coding sequence ATGAAAAAAACAATGATACCCTTATTTACTATTTCTTTGATGATATGCGGATGCGCCCCTGCGATTATTGGGGGAGGTGCTGCCGTTGTGGGAGGAGCCCTCGTGAAAGAAAAGGGTGTTGCAGGTTCCTTATCTGATACTCAGATTGCCACGAAGGTCAGTGTTGGTTTGTATCAAAAAGATCCTGATCTTCATGCGCGTGTCAATGTTATCGTTCAGAATGGTGAAGTTATGCTGACCGGCGCCGTGCCAACCAATGAAATGCACCTTGATGCTGTTAGAATTGCTTGGGAAGTTAAAGGCGTAAAACGCGTTATCGATAATATCGCCATTTCAGAAGGCGCATCCCTTGGTGTTTATGCAAAAGACAGCTGGATTACCACACAACTCAAATCACAACTGTTATTTGATAAAGATATTCAATCTGTAAATTACAGCATTAAAACTGTGAGCGGTAATGTTTACCTGATGGGTATCGCCCAAGATCAAAAAGAACTAAGCACTGTAATTGATTATGCTCGCCATATAGAGGGCGTGAAAAAAGTTACGTCGTATGTTCATCTTAAGGAAAATTTAGAGTAG
- a CDS encoding alpha/beta hydrolase produces MAEVIFNGAAGRIEGRYHQNAREDAPIALILHPNPQFGGTMNNKVVYALYRTFVDLGFSTLRINFRGVGRSEGTFDNGEGELNDAATALDWLQTVNPTSSKCFISGFSFGAWIAMQLLMRRPELDGFISVAPPADRYDFSFLAPCPVPGLILQGAKDDIVPFGYVAKMADKLQQQRGIRIDYTQIADADHFFSGKLPEMCQIIEGYVKQRLAIRSVA; encoded by the coding sequence ATGGCCGAAGTTATTTTTAACGGTGCTGCTGGAAGAATTGAAGGCCGGTACCATCAAAACGCGCGAGAAGACGCGCCGATTGCTCTTATTCTCCATCCAAATCCTCAGTTTGGTGGCACGATGAACAACAAGGTGGTTTATGCCTTGTATCGAACATTTGTTGATTTAGGGTTTTCTACTCTCCGTATTAATTTTCGGGGTGTTGGCCGCTCAGAAGGAACCTTTGATAATGGCGAAGGGGAATTGAATGATGCCGCAACGGCGTTGGATTGGTTACAAACGGTGAATCCAACCTCTTCAAAGTGTTTTATTTCTGGATTTTCTTTCGGAGCTTGGATTGCGATGCAACTTTTGATGCGTCGTCCGGAATTGGATGGATTTATCTCTGTGGCACCGCCGGCGGATCGATATGACTTTAGCTTTTTGGCACCCTGTCCTGTCCCTGGCTTGATTCTCCAGGGGGCCAAAGACGATATTGTTCCTTTTGGTTATGTGGCTAAAATGGCTGATAAGTTGCAGCAACAACGCGGTATTCGCATTGATTATACCCAAATAGCTGATGCTGACCATTTCTTCTCGGGTAAATTACCGGAAATGTGTCAGATTATCGAAGGATATGTCAAACAGCGCCTAGCCATAAGATCGGTTGCTTAG
- a CDS encoding Rrf2 family transcriptional regulator produces the protein MKLSSKARYAVMAMVDIAHYGEAGPVPLSAISLRQGLPLAYLEQLFNRLKKENLVISCRGSNGGYSLSRPRQELRVYDVIAAVDTPLKATRCSTQEAMGCQGTSSKCMTHDLWGELSAVVEGFLQHVTLDDICSRRIHGLSESLFAPREKVA, from the coding sequence ATGAAATTAAGTTCAAAAGCTAGATATGCGGTGATGGCCATGGTGGATATAGCTCACTATGGAGAGGCTGGACCTGTGCCTTTATCAGCCATTTCCTTGCGCCAAGGGCTACCATTAGCTTATTTAGAACAATTATTCAATCGCTTAAAAAAAGAAAATCTGGTGATAAGCTGTCGCGGGTCTAATGGGGGATATAGTTTAAGCCGTCCCCGCCAAGAGTTGAGAGTTTACGATGTGATTGCAGCTGTTGATACACCGTTGAAAGCAACGCGATGTTCCACGCAAGAGGCAATGGGATGCCAAGGAACGTCCAGCAAGTGTATGACCCATGATTTGTGGGGCGAGCTCAGCGCTGTGGTTGAAGGATTTCTGCAGCATGTGACCTTAGATGACATCTGTTCTCGTCGCATACACGGCTTATCAGAGAGTTTATTTGCTCCCCGAGAGAAGGTGGCTTAA
- a CDS encoding cysteine desulfurase family protein — translation MDRIYLDHNATTTLLPAAHTAVIEAMSQLGNASSIHSNGRCVRALFEEARIQVADYFAVKSSQIVFTSGATEANNTIMKGFAGRIITSAIEHDSILEANKTALRCQVDTEGRVDLNYLEDLLKESDQPTLVSIMTANNETGVIQPLTDIVSIARQYGAKIHSDAVQGIGKLAINWADLELDFISLSGHKIGALQGIGALVVNERIPVLPLLRGGGQERYYRSGTENTVGIVSLGAAIKACSSQDWSTIEGMRDQLEAQLLQICPALTIFGQKAPRLPNTSCFATPGVASNTQVMHFDLMGISVSAGSACSSGKVKISPVLQAMGVREPALAQSLRVSLGQSTKHQDSQKFIDTWRQLYERTQGNLKERIAS, via the coding sequence ATGGATCGGATTTATCTTGATCATAATGCAACAACTACGCTGCTCCCTGCTGCTCACACAGCTGTGATAGAGGCGATGAGCCAGCTTGGCAATGCCTCTTCAATTCATAGCAATGGCCGCTGTGTACGAGCCTTATTCGAGGAAGCTCGCATTCAAGTTGCCGATTATTTTGCCGTTAAATCCTCCCAGATTGTCTTCACCAGTGGCGCCACAGAAGCTAATAATACGATCATGAAGGGGTTTGCTGGGCGGATTATTACCAGTGCCATTGAACATGATTCGATACTGGAAGCCAATAAAACAGCTCTGCGTTGTCAGGTTGACACCGAGGGGCGAGTTGATCTAAATTATTTAGAAGATTTACTCAAAGAATCTGACCAACCAACTTTAGTCAGTATCATGACCGCCAACAATGAAACAGGGGTCATCCAACCCTTGACTGACATTGTCTCAATTGCCCGTCAGTATGGCGCAAAGATTCACAGCGACGCCGTTCAAGGTATTGGAAAACTGGCTATCAATTGGGCAGATTTGGAATTGGATTTTATTTCCTTATCAGGCCATAAAATCGGGGCACTCCAAGGAATTGGTGCCTTAGTGGTCAATGAACGCATTCCCGTACTGCCTTTATTGAGAGGGGGGGGACAGGAACGGTACTATCGCTCAGGCACTGAAAATACAGTTGGCATTGTCAGCCTCGGTGCCGCTATAAAGGCTTGTTCTTCTCAAGATTGGTCAACCATCGAGGGGATGAGAGATCAGTTGGAAGCACAGCTTTTACAAATATGTCCCGCTCTCACAATATTTGGTCAAAAAGCCCCTCGGTTGCCCAATACAAGTTGTTTTGCAACGCCAGGCGTTGCAAGTAACACGCAAGTTATGCATTTTGATTTGATGGGAATTTCTGTGTCAGCAGGATCCGCCTGTTCGTCAGGCAAGGTTAAGATTTCCCCTGTTTTACAAGCCATGGGGGTACGAGAGCCGGCATTAGCTCAATCGTTGCGTGTCAGCCTGGGACAGTCTACAAAACACCAAGATAGTCAAAAGTTTATTGATACATGGCGTCAGCTGTATGAGCGGACGCAAGGAAATTTAAAAGAAAGGATCGCGTCATGA
- a CDS encoding IscS subfamily cysteine desulfurase has translation MTYSCNPAANQKPTLEGQIYLDYQATTPCDPRVLEKMLPYFCEVFGNPHSRSHPHGWLAESAVDHARGQVAQIIKADSREIIFTSGATESNNLAIKGVAHFNKEKKNHIITVVTEHKCVLDTCRYLEREGFEVTYLPVDTDGLINLDDLKAAIKETTVLVSVMAVNNEIGVIQPLAEIGKICRAHGVLFHTDAAQAVGKIPLDVETMNIDLLSISGHKIYGPKGIGALYVRRRPRVRLQALINGGGQERGMRSGTLSPALCVGFGEACAIAEAEMSSEQQRIKRLANKFYKALMDRLPEVFLNGHLEQRVPGNLNLSFAYVEGESLIMGIKKLSVSSGSACTSASLEPSYVLRAIGVGEELAHTSIRFGIGRFTTEAEIDTALAVLIESVERLRAMSPLWEMAQEGVDITKIQWAAH, from the coding sequence ATGACCTACTCCTGTAATCCCGCCGCCAACCAAAAACCAACGCTTGAAGGACAAATTTATTTGGATTATCAGGCGACCACACCCTGTGATCCGCGGGTTTTAGAAAAGATGCTTCCTTATTTCTGTGAGGTCTTTGGTAATCCTCATTCTCGGAGTCACCCGCATGGATGGTTAGCTGAATCTGCGGTGGACCATGCCCGTGGGCAGGTGGCCCAGATTATAAAAGCTGATTCACGGGAAATTATCTTCACCAGTGGCGCTACTGAATCCAATAATCTGGCTATCAAAGGGGTGGCTCACTTTAATAAAGAAAAGAAAAATCATATTATCACCGTTGTCACGGAGCATAAATGTGTTCTTGATACCTGTCGCTATCTGGAACGAGAAGGGTTTGAGGTGACCTACTTGCCAGTGGACACCGATGGTTTAATTAACCTAGATGACCTAAAAGCGGCGATCAAGGAAACGACCGTTCTGGTGTCTGTCATGGCGGTCAACAACGAAATTGGCGTGATTCAACCATTGGCCGAAATTGGTAAAATTTGTCGGGCTCATGGCGTTCTGTTTCATACCGATGCTGCCCAGGCCGTTGGCAAGATCCCCCTTGACGTTGAGACTATGAATATTGATCTCTTAAGCATCTCGGGGCACAAAATTTATGGCCCGAAGGGGATTGGAGCTCTGTATGTGCGTCGCCGCCCTCGCGTGCGCTTGCAAGCCTTAATCAACGGTGGCGGCCAAGAACGAGGAATGCGTTCTGGGACTTTGTCCCCCGCTTTATGTGTCGGGTTTGGCGAAGCTTGTGCTATTGCTGAAGCGGAGATGAGCAGTGAACAACAGCGCATTAAAAGACTTGCTAACAAATTCTACAAAGCCCTTATGGATCGGTTACCCGAGGTGTTTTTAAATGGCCACCTTGAGCAGCGGGTTCCTGGCAACCTAAACTTAAGCTTTGCTTATGTGGAGGGAGAAAGTCTCATCATGGGAATCAAGAAACTGTCTGTCTCCTCAGGATCGGCTTGTACATCAGCGTCTCTGGAGCCATCCTACGTTTTGCGAGCGATTGGTGTCGGCGAAGAATTAGCTCATACCTCGATCCGGTTTGGCATTGGACGCTTTACCACAGAGGCAGAGATCGACACAGCGCTGGCTGTTTTGATTGAATCAGTAGAACGCCTACGCGCCATGAGCCCCTTATGGGAAATGGCCCAAGAGGGAGTGGATATTACCAAAATCCAATGGGCAGCTCACTAG